Proteins encoded in a region of the Antedon mediterranea chromosome 2, ecAntMedi1.1, whole genome shotgun sequence genome:
- the LOC140040991 gene encoding uncharacterized protein, whose amino-acid sequence MTMKRQIPIPSGITKSKLIPFWLWCLSILVISISTSVSHEISFHEDYPRNVTIAETNKARFVCWLYKEHESTDQVSWMKHDKKLDKENRKYLFEQKQINKRIYEFSLVIFSVDKSDASDYRCIFDTSTHKIASRKAYLKVPSKECPKCYFTEPLYYIGDNAEITCTMKKTSTTFSMEFTRLAELATSHENVTHMWITLLFPAKPSMNNTRFGYKLYINIIKEWHFCYTDPLIIVNKLNVTIHGDIIYMPNVGAEFTCVGNFTDAAKFTWTFEYHYIEFKVEEINNNNSNKLTIPYVQEKMHGATLKCTVEDDSFTGSGSVVLTIENPRDCN is encoded by the exons ATGACGATGAAAAGG CAAATACCTATTCCTAGCGGAATTACCAAGTCTAAGTTGATACCTTTCTGGCTTTGGTGTCTTTCTATTCTGGTCATAAGCATTTCAACTTCAGTTTCTcatgaaatttcatttcatgaGGATTATCCCAGAAATGTTACCATTGCTGAAACAAATAAAGCAAGATTTGTATGTTGGTTGTACAAAGAGCATGAATCAACAGATCAAGTATCTTGGATGAAACATGACAAGAAGTTGGACAAGGAAAATCGAAAATATTTGtttgaacaaaaacaaataaataaaagaatttacgAGTTTAGTTTAGTCATTTTCTCAGTTGATAAATCAGATGCAAGCGATTATAGGTGTATTTTTGATACTTCAACACATAAAATAGCTTCAAGAAAAGCTTACCTAAAAGTACCATCAAAGGAATGTCCAAAGTGCTATTTCACTGAGCCGTTATATTACATTGGTgataacgctgaaattacttgCACAATGAAGAAAACATCTACAACATTCTCTATGGAATTCACCAGATTGGCTGAGCTAGCTACATCACATGAAAATGTCACTCATATGTGGATAACCTTATTATTCCCTGCAAAGCCAAGTATGAACAATACCAGATTTGGTTATAAATTGTACATTAACATCATAAAGGAATGGCACTTTTGTTATACAGATCCACTAATTATTGTGAACAAATTAAATGTTACCATCCACGGAGACATAATCTACATGCCCAATGTCGGAGCAGAGTTTACCTGTGTGGGTAACTTTACTGATGCCGCTAAGTTTACATGGACTTTTGAATATCATTACATCGAATTTAAAGTCGAAGAAATCAACAATAACAATTCTAACAAGCTAACCATTCCATACGTACAAGAAAAGATGCATGGTGCAACACTTAAGTGTACTGTTGAGGATGACAGTTTTACTGGCTCAGGTTCCGTTGTTCTTACAATTGAGAACCCACGTGACTGTAActaa